The Roseovarius indicus genome has a segment encoding these proteins:
- a CDS encoding VOC family protein: MTAPVHPAARIGHVHLKVADLDRAIAFYSGVLGFELQQRYGRGAAFLSAGGYHHHIGLNTWESLGATPPPPGHTGLYHTAFLYPDRAQLADALRRVVDAGIPLDGAADHGVSEALYLTDPDGNGVELYRDRPEAEWPRDADGTLAMTNAPLDLDALLAEAP, translated from the coding sequence ATGACAGCCCCCGTCCACCCCGCCGCCCGCATCGGCCACGTTCACCTCAAGGTCGCCGACCTCGACCGTGCCATCGCCTTCTATTCCGGCGTCCTCGGCTTCGAGCTGCAACAGCGCTACGGCCGCGGCGCCGCCTTCCTGTCGGCCGGCGGCTACCACCACCATATCGGCCTCAACACCTGGGAATCGCTGGGCGCCACACCCCCACCACCGGGCCATACCGGCCTCTACCACACCGCCTTCCTCTACCCCGACCGCGCCCAGCTGGCCGATGCGCTCCGCCGCGTGGTCGATGCCGGCATTCCGCTTGACGGTGCCGCCGATCACGGCGTGAGCGAGGCGCTCTACCTCACCGATCCCGACGGCAACGGCGTCGAGCTCTACCGCGACCGGCCCGAGGCGGAATGGCCCCGCGACGCAGACGGCACCCTCGCCATGACAAACGCCCCGCTCGACCTCGACGCGCTCCTGGCCGAGGCGCCCTGA
- a CDS encoding DnaJ family domain-containing protein, whose amino-acid sequence MFSSLIENAFRQAQENGDLDNLPGAGKPIAESSLTSDPFAHVYAESGTMTPLGEMQRKIEAAKQRLAGATDPEAKRKIQAEISELEMRKAVEMETWKRYG is encoded by the coding sequence ATGTTCAGTTCACTGATCGAGAATGCCTTCAGGCAGGCGCAGGAGAATGGCGACCTCGACAACCTGCCGGGGGCCGGGAAGCCGATTGCCGAGAGCAGCCTGACAAGCGACCCGTTCGCGCATGTCTATGCCGAGAGCGGGACGATGACGCCGCTGGGAGAGATGCAGCGGAAGATCGAGGCGGCGAAGCAAAGGCTTGCCGGGGCGACGGACCCCGAGGCGAAGCGGAAGATCCAGGCGGAGATTTCGGAGCTGGAAATGCGCAAGGCCGTCGAGATGGAGACGTGGAAGCGCTACGGGTGA
- a CDS encoding PLP-dependent cysteine synthase family protein produces MAKDGTRSTQGRGKLYDSVIETIGDTPVIRVNNLAPEGVEVYVKAEAFNPAASVKDRLAVSIIEAAERDGSLKPGQTVVEATSGNTGIGLAMVCAAKGYPLVVTMADSFSIERRRLMRMLGAKVVLTPRAQKGFGMYQKAVELAEANGWFLAHQFETEANADIHEMTTAREIMADFDGHRLDYVVTGYGTGGTVTGLGRVLKKERPETKIVLSEPANAALVGSGTAQERDDKGQPAVSHPAFEPHPIQGWTPDFIPLVLQEAIDNGLYDDLIPVPGPEGIAWAKKLAAKEGIFTGVSGGSTFAIAMKLAETAEPGTVILAMLPDTGERYMTTPLFEDIPEDMSEEEEAISKSTPGYQMG; encoded by the coding sequence ATGGCCAAGGACGGAACCCGCAGCACGCAAGGGCGTGGCAAGCTTTACGACAGCGTGATCGAGACGATCGGCGATACGCCGGTGATCCGGGTGAACAACCTCGCGCCCGAGGGGGTGGAGGTTTACGTGAAGGCCGAGGCGTTCAACCCGGCCGCGTCGGTCAAGGACCGGCTGGCGGTGAGCATCATCGAGGCGGCGGAGCGGGACGGATCGCTCAAGCCCGGGCAGACCGTGGTCGAGGCCACGAGCGGGAACACCGGCATCGGGCTGGCGATGGTCTGTGCCGCGAAGGGCTATCCGCTGGTGGTGACGATGGCCGACAGTTTCTCGATCGAGCGGCGGCGGCTGATGCGGATGCTGGGCGCGAAGGTGGTTCTGACGCCGCGGGCGCAGAAGGGCTTTGGCATGTACCAGAAGGCGGTGGAGCTGGCCGAGGCGAATGGCTGGTTCCTGGCGCACCAGTTCGAGACCGAGGCCAATGCCGACATCCACGAGATGACCACGGCGCGCGAGATCATGGCGGATTTCGACGGGCACCGGCTGGATTACGTGGTGACGGGCTATGGCACGGGCGGCACGGTGACGGGCCTGGGCCGGGTGCTGAAAAAAGAACGGCCGGAGACGAAGATCGTGCTGTCGGAGCCGGCGAATGCCGCGCTTGTGGGCAGCGGGACGGCGCAGGAGCGCGACGACAAGGGCCAGCCGGCGGTGAGCCACCCGGCATTCGAGCCGCACCCCATCCAGGGCTGGACGCCGGATTTCATCCCGCTGGTGTTGCAGGAGGCGATCGACAACGGTCTTTACGACGACCTGATCCCGGTGCCGGGGCCGGAAGGGATTGCCTGGGCGAAGAAGCTGGCGGCGAAGGAGGGGATCTTTACCGGCGTGTCCGGCGGGTCGACCTTTGCGATTGCCATGAAGCTGGCCGAGACGGCCGAGCCCGGGACGGTGATTTTGGCGATGCTGCCGGATACCGGGGAGCGGTACATGACGACGCCTTTGTTCGAGGATATCCCGGAGGATATGAGCGAGGAGGAAGAGGCGATTTCCAAGTCGACGCCGGGGTACCAGATGGGGTGA
- a CDS encoding Acg family FMN-binding oxidoreductase produces the protein MLSRRALLVSGLSVTALAAVGYGTWPRMGAYAEEAARQRQLLAAEPELGELVRMASLAANGHNTQPWRFRVSEGAVDILPDFDRRTEVVDPDDHHLYVSLGCAAENLVIAAGASGRRAAVSAAGKDGVGIALEQGAAAESPLYEAIPYRQSTRSDYDGAPVSAEDIRRLQEAAREEGVELLIFTDVVDLETILEAVVEGNSAQMDDPAFVEELKEWIRFSPDEALARGDGLFTAASGNPVMPGWLTRAMFGLVFRKGSENDKYRGHVRTSSGVAVFVGDKADPAHWIRVGRAFQRFALQATALGLKTAHVNQPVEVPSVREEFAGWLGIPGQRPDLVVRFGRAAALPMSLRRPVGEIVV, from the coding sequence ATGCTGTCCCGTCGTGCCCTGTTGGTATCTGGTCTGTCTGTCACCGCGCTGGCCGCGGTGGGCTATGGGACGTGGCCGAGGATGGGGGCCTATGCCGAGGAGGCGGCGCGGCAGCGGCAGTTGCTGGCGGCCGAGCCGGAGCTTGGCGAGCTGGTCAGGATGGCGTCGCTGGCGGCGAACGGGCATAACACGCAGCCCTGGCGGTTTCGGGTGAGCGAGGGGGCGGTGGATATCCTGCCGGATTTCGACCGGCGGACGGAGGTTGTCGACCCGGATGATCACCATCTTTACGTGAGCCTTGGCTGTGCGGCGGAGAACCTGGTGATTGCTGCCGGGGCGTCGGGGCGGAGGGCCGCGGTGAGCGCCGCCGGGAAGGACGGGGTCGGGATTGCGCTGGAGCAGGGGGCGGCGGCGGAGAGCCCGCTTTACGAGGCGATCCCCTATCGGCAGTCGACGCGGTCGGATTATGACGGGGCGCCGGTGTCGGCGGAGGATATCCGCCGTTTGCAGGAGGCCGCGCGGGAAGAGGGCGTCGAGCTTCTGATCTTCACCGACGTGGTGGATCTCGAGACGATCCTCGAAGCGGTCGTGGAGGGAAATTCCGCCCAGATGGATGACCCGGCCTTTGTCGAGGAGCTGAAGGAGTGGATCCGGTTTTCGCCCGATGAGGCGCTGGCGCGGGGCGACGGGCTGTTCACCGCCGCGTCGGGCAACCCGGTGATGCCGGGGTGGCTGACGCGGGCGATGTTCGGGCTGGTCTTCCGGAAGGGGAGCGAGAACGACAAGTACCGCGGCCATGTGCGCACGTCTTCGGGGGTGGCGGTGTTCGTCGGCGACAAGGCCGACCCGGCGCATTGGATCAGGGTCGGGCGGGCGTTTCAGCGGTTTGCGTTGCAGGCGACGGCGCTGGGGCTGAAGACGGCGCATGTCAATCAGCCGGTGGAGGTGCCTTCCGTTCGGGAGGAGTTTGCCGGGTGGCTGGGGATACCGGGCCAGCGGCCGGACCTGGTTGTCAGGTTCGGGCGGGCGGCGGCGTTGCCGATGTCGTTGAGGCGGCCCGTGGGCGAGATCGTGGTGTGA
- a CDS encoding endonuclease/exonuclease/phosphatase family protein, translated as MGLAESGRAWPGRWVLALVATWLAGCAEPPPETHSRGQAATADFRMATYNVHYLDLAAGAEDEWGLPAWQARRGPVVAQVRRMGADIVAFQELETRGQGGGADVWERWLLDALPEYRSAASGFGRGVSVGQPIFYRPGAFRLLDDGFVFFTRPDANFRSIRAIAGYPDAVTWARLEHRESGEVVSVFNVHLHFIDTTQRLRSARRVVELAEAAQARGDRVLVAGDFNARRNSRALRIFYEGGFARAAQRGATFHFNTGMHLFGAIDHLLHDEGAVPVGRAGMATAKIGGVWPSDHYPVWVDFRLGPRG; from the coding sequence ATGGGATTGGCAGAGAGTGGCCGGGCTTGGCCCGGACGGTGGGTTCTTGCGCTTGTCGCGACGTGGCTGGCGGGCTGTGCCGAGCCGCCGCCGGAGACCCATAGCCGCGGGCAGGCCGCGACGGCGGATTTCCGGATGGCGACCTATAACGTACATTACCTCGACCTTGCCGCCGGGGCGGAGGATGAGTGGGGTCTGCCGGCCTGGCAGGCGCGGCGCGGGCCGGTGGTGGCGCAGGTCAGGCGGATGGGGGCGGATATCGTGGCCTTCCAGGAGCTGGAGACGCGCGGGCAGGGCGGTGGTGCGGATGTGTGGGAGCGATGGCTGCTGGATGCCTTGCCGGAGTATCGCTCGGCCGCGTCGGGGTTCGGGCGGGGCGTGTCGGTGGGGCAGCCGATTTTCTATCGGCCGGGGGCGTTCCGGCTGCTGGATGACGGGTTTGTCTTCTTCACCCGGCCGGATGCGAATTTCCGGTCGATCCGGGCGATTGCCGGGTATCCGGATGCCGTGACATGGGCGCGGCTGGAGCACCGGGAGAGCGGCGAGGTGGTGAGCGTGTTCAACGTGCATCTGCATTTCATCGACACGACGCAGCGGCTGCGGTCGGCGCGGCGGGTGGTGGAGCTGGCGGAGGCGGCGCAGGCGCGGGGGGATCGGGTGCTGGTGGCGGGAGATTTCAACGCGCGACGGAATTCGCGGGCGTTGCGGATCTTCTACGAGGGGGGATTTGCGCGGGCGGCGCAGAGGGGGGCGACGTTTCATTTCAACACCGGGATGCATTTGTTCGGGGCGATCGATCACCTGCTGCATGACGAGGGCGCCGTGCCCGTGGGCCGGGCGGGGATGGCGACGGCGAAGATCGGGGGGGTATGGCCGTCGGATCATTACCCGGTCTGGGTGGATTTCCGGCTGGGTCCGCGCGGCTAG
- a CDS encoding agmatine deiminase family protein, with translation MTTRQTPRAAGFTMPAEWAPHARTWMMWPCRAEVWEDMDATRRNYADVAHAIREFEPVTMLVRPQDEPGARALLGSDIDLLPHPIDDSWARDAGPCFLTDATGNRAGTSFRFNAWGGKYTPYDGDDSAADAILSAAGVRAFASNLIAEGGGITTDGEGTIITTRSCFPNANRNPGWTLDQIETELKDMLGAEKVIWLPGNVEETETDGHVDGIAMFLAPGLLMVQGNDRPDHPWRHIHAANLAALAGQTDARGRPLKLVHCPDAFDYVTDSDNFCDSYVNAYICNGAVIVPRYNLPEDGRVRELFEEHLPNHHVRMVDITTLATGGGGIHCITQQEPA, from the coding sequence ATGACCACCCGACAAACCCCGCGCGCCGCGGGCTTCACCATGCCCGCCGAATGGGCGCCCCACGCCCGCACCTGGATGATGTGGCCCTGCCGCGCCGAGGTGTGGGAGGACATGGACGCCACCCGCCGCAACTATGCCGACGTGGCCCATGCCATCCGCGAGTTCGAACCCGTCACCATGCTCGTCCGGCCGCAGGACGAACCGGGCGCCCGCGCCCTCCTCGGGTCCGACATCGACCTCCTGCCGCACCCCATCGACGACAGCTGGGCCCGCGACGCCGGCCCCTGCTTCCTCACCGATGCGACAGGAAACCGCGCCGGCACCAGCTTCCGCTTTAACGCCTGGGGCGGCAAGTATACGCCTTACGACGGCGACGACAGCGCCGCCGACGCCATCCTCTCCGCCGCCGGCGTCCGCGCCTTCGCCTCAAACCTCATCGCCGAAGGCGGCGGCATCACCACAGACGGCGAAGGCACGATCATCACCACGCGCAGTTGCTTCCCCAACGCCAACCGCAACCCCGGCTGGACGCTCGACCAGATCGAAACCGAACTGAAGGACATGCTGGGCGCCGAAAAGGTCATCTGGCTCCCCGGCAACGTGGAAGAAACCGAAACCGACGGCCATGTCGACGGCATCGCCATGTTCCTCGCGCCCGGCCTCCTGATGGTGCAGGGCAATGACCGGCCCGACCACCCCTGGCGCCACATCCACGCCGCCAACCTCGCCGCCCTCGCCGGCCAGACCGACGCGCGCGGCCGCCCCCTCAAACTCGTCCACTGCCCAGACGCGTTCGACTACGTTACCGACAGCGACAATTTCTGCGATTCCTACGTCAACGCCTATATCTGCAATGGCGCCGTCATCGTCCCGCGATACAACCTCCCCGAAGACGGGCGCGTTCGCGAACTCTTCGAGGAACACCTGCCAAACCACCACGTCCGCATGGTCGACATCACCACGCTCGCCACCGGCGGCGGCGGCATCCACTGCATCACCCAGCAGGAACCGGCCTGA